One genomic segment of Roseovarius carneus includes these proteins:
- a CDS encoding homoserine O-succinyltransferase: MPIKIPAKLPAYAVLTREGVSVLDEDLAARQDIRPLRIGLLNLMPKKIQTETQFARLIGATPLQIELSLIRMSEHQTRNTAAAHMESFYRPFTEIAESDEKFDGLIITGAPIEHLEFGDVTYWDELRQVFDWTQSHVHSTLGVCWGGMAMINYFHGVQKHLLEAKAFGCFRHRNMAPASPFLNGFSDDCVIPVSRWTEMRQTEIDAAGGLSTLLHSDEVGPCLVEDPAHRALYIFNHLEYDSDTLKQEYDRDVAEGTPINVPCNYYPGDDPSRAPQNRWRSHAHLLYGNWINQIYQSTPFDMDKIGLASA; encoded by the coding sequence ATGCCCATCAAAATCCCTGCCAAGCTGCCCGCCTATGCCGTGCTGACGCGCGAGGGCGTGAGCGTGCTGGATGAGGATCTGGCGGCACGACAGGATATCCGCCCGCTGCGCATCGGCCTTTTGAACCTGATGCCCAAGAAAATTCAGACTGAGACGCAGTTTGCCCGGCTGATCGGGGCCACGCCCCTTCAGATTGAGCTAAGCCTGATCCGCATGTCCGAGCATCAGACCCGCAACACCGCCGCCGCCCATATGGAAAGCTTTTACCGCCCGTTCACCGAGATTGCCGAGAGCGACGAGAAATTTGACGGGCTGATCATCACCGGCGCACCGATCGAGCATCTGGAGTTTGGCGATGTGACCTATTGGGATGAGTTGCGGCAGGTTTTTGACTGGACCCAATCCCATGTGCATTCCACGCTTGGTGTATGCTGGGGCGGGATGGCCATGATCAACTATTTCCACGGCGTGCAAAAGCATCTTCTGGAGGCCAAGGCGTTTGGCTGTTTCCGGCACCGCAACATGGCCCCCGCCTCGCCGTTTCTCAATGGATTCTCGGATGATTGCGTGATCCCCGTCAGCCGCTGGACCGAGATGCGCCAGACCGAGATTGACGCCGCAGGCGGGCTGTCCACACTTCTGCACTCCGACGAGGTGGGGCCCTGTCTGGTCGAAGATCCTGCGCACCGCGCGCTCTATATCTTTAACCATCTGGAATATGACAGCGATACGCTCAAACAAGAATATGATCGCGACGTGGCCGAGGGCACGCCCATCAACGTGCCCTGCAACTACTATCCCGGCGATGATCCGTCGCGCGCGCCGCAGAACCGCTGGCGGAGCCACGCGCATCTGCTTTATGGCAACTGGATCAACCAGATCTACCAATCCACGCCCTTTGACATGGACAAGATCGGCCTAGCTTCCGCCTGA
- a CDS encoding alpha/beta fold hydrolase, whose amino-acid sequence MARKMTWAALGALAFVAGCAGLAEKREREARATYPPIGQLLDVDGTQVHAWVQGSGPDLILLHGASGNLRDFTFDLAGRLSDRYRVIAFDRPGLGYTDRLPGYGGYGRAKGEPPLEQAALLQAAAAQLGVERPIVLGHSFGGAVALAWGLSAAEETAALVLLGGVALPWPGDLGTFYDLTGSALGGATAVPLITAFVPQSRINKGLAQIFPPQSPPEGYGDYVGAGLTIQRSALRANGQQVLGLRPYIVEMSERYATELTMPIEIIHGAEDTTVPLSIHSGPFAEMVSTANLTMLEGVGHMPHHADPDATIAAIDRAAARAGLRP is encoded by the coding sequence ATGGCGCGCAAGATGACATGGGCCGCACTGGGTGCGCTGGCATTCGTCGCAGGCTGCGCGGGCCTTGCCGAAAAGCGCGAGCGCGAGGCGCGTGCCACCTACCCGCCCATCGGGCAGCTTCTGGATGTGGACGGCACGCAGGTCCATGCGTGGGTCCAAGGCTCCGGCCCCGATCTGATCCTCCTGCACGGGGCGAGCGGCAATCTGCGCGACTTCACCTTTGATCTGGCCGGGCGGCTGTCGGACCGTTACCGCGTCATTGCGTTTGATCGCCCCGGCCTTGGCTACACGGACCGCCTGCCCGGCTATGGCGGATATGGCCGCGCCAAGGGCGAGCCGCCGCTGGAGCAGGCCGCCCTCTTGCAAGCTGCCGCCGCACAGCTTGGCGTGGAACGCCCCATCGTGCTGGGCCACAGCTTCGGCGGGGCCGTTGCCCTCGCCTGGGGCCTCAGCGCGGCAGAGGAGACAGCAGCGCTGGTCCTTCTGGGCGGCGTGGCCCTGCCATGGCCCGGTGATCTGGGCACGTTCTACGACCTCACAGGTTCTGCACTTGGTGGCGCAACTGCGGTTCCTTTGATCACGGCCTTTGTGCCGCAAAGCCGCATCAACAAAGGCCTCGCGCAAATATTCCCGCCGCAAAGCCCCCCCGAGGGGTACGGAGATTATGTTGGCGCGGGCCTCACGATCCAGCGCAGCGCACTGCGCGCCAATGGTCAGCAGGTTCTGGGCCTGCGCCCCTATATTGTTGAGATGTCAGAGCGTTATGCCACAGAGCTTACAATGCCAATCGAGATCATCCACGGGGCCGAGGACACGACCGTGCCGCTCTCGATCCACTCAGGGCCGTTCGCAGAGATGGTCAGCACCGCCAATCTGACCATGCTAGAGGGTGTGGGCCACATGCCCCATCACGCTGATCCAGACGCCACCATCGCTGCCATTGATCGCGCCGCCGCCCGCGCAGGTCTGCGCCCCTGA
- the ppk2 gene encoding polyphosphate kinase 2, whose protein sequence is MDLPFDGAISSFFKHEAPDEIRNAIRRAEKGEIIEPSYPHSERMPRKAYEKDLAKLQIELVKFQASAKETGTRVAIVFEGRDAAGKGGTIKRFRENLNPRGARLVALPKPSDKEQTQWYFQRYIDHLPAAGEMVFYDRSWYNRAVVEHVFEFCTPDQRMKFFTQAPEFEKLLVDEGITVIKFWLNVGRAEQLRRFLSREGDPLKQWKLSWIDAEGLKKWDAYTAAIGETLERTHTDHAPWTILRSDDKRRARLQAIRTLLHKVDYAQKDPAAIGPIDPKICGGPEIWHA, encoded by the coding sequence ATGGACCTGCCCTTCGACGGCGCAATCAGCTCGTTTTTCAAACACGAGGCCCCGGACGAGATCCGCAACGCGATCCGCCGTGCCGAAAAGGGTGAGATCATCGAGCCGAGCTATCCCCATTCCGAGCGTATGCCGCGCAAAGCCTATGAAAAGGACCTCGCGAAGCTTCAGATCGAACTGGTCAAGTTTCAGGCGTCGGCCAAGGAAACCGGCACCCGCGTCGCCATCGTTTTTGAAGGGCGCGATGCAGCCGGAAAAGGCGGCACAATCAAGCGTTTCCGCGAGAACCTTAATCCACGTGGTGCGCGGCTTGTGGCCCTTCCCAAGCCCTCGGATAAAGAGCAGACGCAATGGTATTTTCAGCGCTATATCGACCACCTGCCCGCCGCCGGGGAAATGGTTTTCTATGACCGCAGTTGGTACAATCGGGCTGTGGTGGAGCATGTCTTCGAGTTTTGCACCCCAGATCAGCGCATGAAGTTTTTCACGCAAGCCCCTGAGTTTGAGAAGCTTCTGGTTGATGAGGGGATCACGGTAATCAAATTCTGGCTCAATGTCGGCCGCGCTGAACAGCTGCGCCGATTTCTCAGCCGCGAGGGTGATCCGCTTAAACAATGGAAGCTGAGCTGGATTGATGCCGAGGGGCTGAAGAAATGGGACGCCTACACGGCAGCGATTGGCGAGACGCTGGAGCGCACCCATACAGATCACGCGCCCTGGACCATATTGCGCAGCGACGACAAGCGCCGTGCGCGCCTGCAAGCCATCCGGACCCTGCTGCACAAGGTCGATTACGCGCAGAAGGACCCCGCCGCGATTGGCCCAATCGATCCGAAAATCTGCGGCGGGCCAGAGATCTGGCATGCCTAA
- a CDS encoding TetR/AcrR family transcriptional regulator, whose translation MPKRGYHHGNLRQALVEAALALIEAKGPTGFTLSEAAKQAGVTPAAVYRHFAGREDLIAEAAHQGYEIFAELMQYAYDSGQPSALAAFEATGRAYLAFARKHPGHYIAMFESGVSVNRTPELAAACLRARGILEHAAAALSEHIPPEKRPPPAKVSAHIWAMSHGVVELFTRNSPGTASPFPPEDLLESGIGIYLRGLGLIGPDE comes from the coding sequence ATGCCTAAACGGGGATACCACCACGGCAACCTCCGGCAGGCTCTGGTCGAGGCGGCCCTCGCGCTGATCGAGGCGAAAGGGCCCACAGGTTTCACCCTGTCTGAGGCGGCAAAACAGGCAGGCGTGACGCCAGCGGCGGTTTACCGGCACTTTGCCGGGCGCGAGGACCTAATCGCGGAAGCCGCGCACCAAGGCTACGAGATTTTCGCGGAATTGATGCAATACGCCTATGACAGCGGGCAGCCCTCTGCGCTGGCGGCGTTTGAGGCCACGGGCCGCGCCTATCTGGCCTTTGCGCGTAAGCATCCCGGCCATTACATCGCCATGTTTGAGAGCGGCGTGTCGGTCAACCGTACGCCCGAGCTTGCCGCCGCCTGCCTGCGCGCGCGCGGCATTCTGGAACACGCCGCCGCCGCCCTCTCGGAGCATATTCCGCCCGAAAAGCGCCCGCCGCCTGCGAAGGTCTCGGCCCATATCTGGGCCATGAGCCACGGTGTGGTTGAGCTTTTCACCCGCAACTCCCCCGGCACGGCAAGCCCGTTTCCTCCCGAGGACCTGCTGGAATCGGGCATTGGCATTTATTTACGTGGACTTGGCCTGATTGGACCGGATGAATGA
- the rpsI gene encoding 30S ribosomal protein S9: protein MADEINSLEGLEAVAGIAAAEAPAIVREPVRDALGRAYATGKRKDAVARVWIKPGSGKVVVNGKEMKDYFARPVLQMILRQPFTVSGTEDQFDVMATVKGGGLSGQAGAVKHGVSKALQLYDPSLRGALKAAGFLTRDSRVVERKKYGKAKARKSFQFSKR, encoded by the coding sequence ATGGCTGATGAAATCAACTCCCTCGAAGGTCTCGAAGCAGTCGCAGGCATCGCCGCGGCTGAAGCCCCCGCAATCGTGCGTGAGCCCGTGCGCGACGCACTGGGCCGTGCCTATGCCACCGGCAAGCGTAAAGATGCGGTCGCCCGCGTCTGGATCAAGCCCGGCTCCGGCAAGGTTGTCGTGAACGGCAAAGAGATGAAGGACTATTTCGCGCGTCCCGTGCTGCAAATGATCCTGCGGCAGCCCTTCACGGTGTCCGGCACCGAAGATCAGTTCGACGTGATGGCGACGGTCAAAGGCGGCGGCCTCTCGGGGCAGGCGGGTGCGGTCAAGCACGGCGTCTCGAAAGCGCTTCAGCTGTATGATCCCTCCTTGCGCGGCGCTTTGAAAGCGGCGGGCTTCCTCACACGCGACAGCCGCGTTGTGGAGCGGAAGAAATACGGCAAGGCCAAAGCGCGTAAGAGCTTCCAGTTCTCCAAGCGCTGA
- the rplM gene encoding 50S ribosomal protein L13, whose translation MKTFSATPADIDKKWILIDAEGIVLGRLASIIATRLRGKHKASFTPHMDMGDNVIVINADKVQLTGKKRDKPNYWHTGHPGGIKSRTTGEILEGKHPERVVMQAVKRMLPGNRLSRTIMTNLRVYASAEHPHEAQSPEVLDVKSMNSKNTRVNY comes from the coding sequence ATGAAAACATTCTCTGCGACACCGGCAGATATCGACAAGAAATGGATCCTGATCGACGCCGAAGGCATCGTTCTGGGTCGTCTTGCGTCGATCATCGCCACGCGCCTGCGCGGCAAGCACAAGGCAAGCTTCACGCCCCACATGGATATGGGTGACAATGTCATCGTGATCAATGCGGACAAGGTGCAGCTTACTGGCAAGAAGCGCGACAAGCCCAACTACTGGCACACTGGCCATCCGGGCGGGATTAAATCGCGCACCACGGGCGAAATCCTTGAGGGCAAGCACCCCGAGCGCGTCGTCATGCAAGCCGTCAAACGCATGCTGCCCGGCAACCGCCTGAGCCGCACGATCATGACCAATCTGCGCGTCTACGCGAGCGCCGAGCATCCGCATGAGGCGCAAAGCCCCGAAGTGCTGGACGTGAAATCCATGAACTCCAAGAATACGCGGGTGAACTACTGA
- a CDS encoding aminotransferase-like domain-containing protein — MRTAIRSGKLASGSRLPPVREMAYQLGITPGTVARAYKLATEEGLVETTVGRGTFVTGGLVTRPVPDEPLVNAPREGQLDFRASRVPEAGQSAMIRAILGQMSRVETTPYIDYPTHLSDLPARRAVLDWIGPDRVGDLEVDDIVLGLGAQNAVMVALQTILHGPSPVILTETLCYPGVRHAARLLRAQVIGVKIDAEGIIPAALEEALQRHGGQVLLTAAQSHSPTTARMGAARKQQIAEIARQYQIQIVEDDCHCINRPEIAGFRALCPERGWYISSLTKTVSAALRFGYIACPRDQAAAARQVAQSSFYGLPQPVLDLCTHMIVSGKAEAIRAEVERLIAKRVALVAGILGAWDVTWRADVPFVWLKLPQGWCGSTFARACAAEGIRIKPADEFALPDGHAPHAVRLTVTAIADEDVFETALHRIGALLANPPLNVDF, encoded by the coding sequence ATGCGCACCGCCATTCGCTCGGGCAAGCTCGCCTCAGGCAGTCGTCTGCCGCCTGTGCGCGAGATGGCCTATCAGCTTGGCATCACGCCGGGCACGGTCGCGCGGGCCTATAAACTGGCCACCGAAGAGGGGCTGGTGGAGACCACTGTGGGTCGCGGGACCTTCGTGACGGGCGGGCTTGTCACCCGCCCTGTGCCTGATGAGCCACTGGTGAACGCCCCGCGCGAAGGGCAGCTCGATTTTCGGGCCTCGCGCGTCCCCGAGGCGGGGCAAAGCGCCATGATCCGCGCCATTCTGGGCCAGATGTCGCGCGTCGAGACAACGCCTTACATTGATTATCCTACCCATCTGAGCGATCTGCCCGCGCGTCGCGCCGTGCTTGATTGGATCGGCCCGGATCGTGTGGGCGATCTGGAGGTGGACGACATTGTGCTGGGACTTGGGGCGCAGAACGCCGTCATGGTAGCACTTCAGACAATCCTGCACGGGCCGAGCCCGGTGATCTTGACCGAGACGCTGTGCTATCCCGGTGTGCGCCACGCCGCCCGTCTTTTGCGCGCGCAGGTGATCGGGGTGAAGATCGACGCGGAAGGGATCATTCCCGCTGCATTAGAGGAGGCGTTGCAACGCCATGGCGGACAGGTCTTGCTGACCGCGGCACAGTCCCACAGCCCGACAACCGCCCGCATGGGGGCTGCGCGCAAACAGCAAATTGCAGAGATCGCCCGACAGTACCAAATCCAGATCGTCGAGGATGATTGCCACTGCATCAATCGGCCTGAAATCGCCGGCTTCCGCGCGCTTTGTCCCGAGCGGGGCTGGTATATCAGCTCGCTGACCAAGACGGTCTCGGCGGCGCTGCGTTTTGGTTATATCGCCTGTCCGCGCGATCAGGCGGCAGCGGCGCGGCAGGTGGCGCAAAGCTCATTCTACGGCCTGCCGCAGCCTGTTCTGGATCTGTGCACCCATATGATTGTCTCGGGCAAGGCCGAGGCGATCCGCGCCGAGGTGGAGCGCTTAATCGCCAAGCGCGTGGCGCTGGTCGCGGGCATCCTTGGAGCTTGGGACGTCACGTGGCGCGCGGATGTGCCGTTTGTCTGGCTCAAACTGCCGCAGGGCTGGTGCGGTTCCACCTTCGCGCGTGCCTGCGCGGCGGAAGGGATTCGCATCAAACCCGCCGATGAGTTTGCGCTGCCCGATGGGCACGCGCCGCATGCCGTGCGCCTCACGGTCACGGCCATTGCCGACGAGGACGTGTTTGAGACCGCGCTGCACCGGATCGGGGCGCTTCTGGCCAATCCGCCGCTCAATGTGGACTTTTAG
- a CDS encoding DUF1127 domain-containing protein encodes MATLMSPYLAARAELGALGPLPVAAQVALRVAYEVSLWAHRARSRKALRALDAHLLDDIGMTRAQAHMEACKRAWWP; translated from the coding sequence ATGGCGACCCTCATGAGCCCCTATCTCGCAGCCCGCGCAGAGCTTGGCGCGCTTGGCCCCCTGCCCGTCGCGGCTCAGGTGGCACTTCGGGTCGCCTATGAAGTCTCGCTCTGGGCACATCGCGCGCGCAGCCGAAAGGCCCTTCGCGCGCTGGACGCCCACCTTCTCGACGATATCGGAATGACCCGCGCGCAGGCCCATATGGAAGCCTGCAAACGGGCCTGGTGGCCGTAA
- a CDS encoding NAD(P)H-dependent oxidoreductase, giving the protein MGLYEQLQQRETQGAPVRVGLIGAGKFGTMFLAQVLRIPGIHVVGVADLRVDVAKSNMTYTGWAADRIEAASLDAALSSGETHVGQDALALIAHHGVEIVIECTGNPVIAVDHALAAFAAGKHVISATVEADAVCGAALVKRAESAGVIYSQAYGDQPAMTVELVDWARTCGFEVTAAGRGHKWKPEYRFSTPDTIWDYWGVTAEKAERGRLNPKMFNSFLDGTKPAIESAAISNATGLNAPTNGLTYPSGAIDDIATLMRPHDAGGVLEEAGMVEVISSFAENGTLIPNDIRQGVWVVVKATSDYVKNCFEEYMVSTDESGLYYCNFKRFHLIGLELGLSVGSVGIRGEATGTSREFRSDVVAVSKKAMKAGEMLDGEGGYCVAGQLRPSRISVPMRALPLGLTGDIKLIRDVGVDTVLTYDDVEIDETLNAVILRRECEAMV; this is encoded by the coding sequence ATGGGCCTATACGAGCAACTGCAACAACGCGAGACGCAAGGCGCCCCTGTGCGCGTGGGCCTCATTGGCGCGGGCAAGTTCGGCACGATGTTTCTGGCCCAAGTGCTCCGCATCCCAGGTATTCATGTGGTGGGCGTGGCTGATTTACGGGTCGATGTGGCCAAATCCAACATGACCTATACCGGATGGGCGGCGGACCGGATCGAGGCCGCCTCCCTCGATGCCGCCCTCAGCAGCGGCGAGACCCATGTCGGCCAAGACGCACTGGCGCTCATCGCACATCACGGGGTCGAGATCGTGATCGAATGCACCGGCAATCCGGTGATCGCGGTGGATCATGCCCTCGCCGCCTTTGCCGCCGGTAAACACGTGATTTCCGCCACGGTAGAGGCCGACGCGGTTTGCGGTGCGGCGCTGGTCAAACGGGCAGAATCGGCGGGTGTGATCTACAGCCAGGCTTACGGTGATCAGCCCGCGATGACGGTCGAGCTTGTCGATTGGGCGCGCACCTGCGGGTTCGAGGTGACGGCGGCCGGGCGGGGGCATAAGTGGAAGCCGGAATACCGCTTTTCCACCCCCGACACGATCTGGGATTATTGGGGCGTCACCGCGGAAAAGGCCGAGCGCGGGAGGCTTAACCCCAAGATGTTCAACAGCTTTCTCGATGGGACCAAACCTGCGATCGAAAGTGCCGCCATCTCCAACGCCACCGGCCTGAACGCGCCCACAAACGGGCTCACCTATCCCTCCGGTGCGATTGACGACATCGCGACCCTCATGCGGCCACACGATGCGGGTGGTGTGCTGGAGGAGGCAGGAATGGTCGAGGTGATCTCAAGCTTTGCCGAGAATGGCACGCTCATCCCCAATGATATCCGCCAAGGCGTCTGGGTGGTGGTGAAGGCCACGTCTGACTATGTGAAAAACTGCTTTGAGGAATACATGGTCTCCACCGACGAGAGCGGGCTTTACTACTGTAATTTCAAACGCTTCCACCTGATCGGGCTGGAGCTGGGCCTGTCGGTCGGATCGGTTGGCATCCGGGGGGAGGCGACGGGGACCAGCCGGGAGTTCCGCTCGGACGTGGTGGCGGTCTCGAAAAAGGCCATGAAAGCCGGTGAAATGCTGGACGGTGAAGGCGGATATTGCGTGGCGGGACAACTGCGCCCCAGCCGCATCTCAGTACCGATGCGCGCGCTGCCTCTTGGGCTGACGGGCGATATCAAGCTGATCCGCGATGTGGGGGTGGATACGGTCCTGACCTATGACGATGTGGAAATTGACGAGACGCTGAACGCGGTCATCCTGCGCCGCGAATGCGAGGCGATGGTCTGA
- a CDS encoding PaaI family thioesterase — MKLKMSLPELSAFVAAEFPQVKDDFAIDAVSAEELVLRLRVGEKHLRPGGTVSGPALFGLADVAVYLMVLSRIGPQALAVTTSCSIDFMRKPAAGVDVLATCRLLKLGRTLAVGDVLLRSHGHDAPVARASLTYAIPPAQV; from the coding sequence ATGAAGCTGAAAATGAGCCTGCCCGAATTGAGCGCCTTCGTGGCCGCGGAATTTCCGCAAGTGAAGGATGATTTTGCCATCGACGCGGTGAGCGCGGAGGAGCTGGTCCTGCGGTTGCGGGTTGGCGAGAAGCATCTGCGCCCCGGTGGCACGGTGTCGGGTCCCGCACTTTTCGGGCTGGCGGATGTGGCGGTCTATCTCATGGTGCTGTCGCGGATCGGGCCTCAGGCGCTGGCCGTGACCACCAGCTGCTCAATTGATTTCATGCGCAAACCTGCGGCCGGAGTGGATGTGCTGGCCACGTGTCGCCTGTTGAAACTGGGCCGTACGCTGGCTGTGGGCGACGTACTTTTGCGCTCGCACGGGCATGACGCGCCCGTGGCCCGCGCTAGCCTCACCTATGCGATCCCACCCGCGCAGGTCTGA
- a CDS encoding enoyl-CoA hydratase produces MRRCAQASRRRKMAVLKRTDMGAIAHLEMTSPERLNALSDEMLAALTAECAALMEQRHIRVVILSGTGKAFCAGHDLKEMTAGRQAEDGGKAYFADLFSRCGAVMMALRALPQPVIAQVHGIATAAGCQLVASCDMAVAAHGTRFGVNGVNIGLFCSTPMVALSRNIPRKQAFEMLTTGSFIDCDKAEALGLINRSVPQDDLAAETRALAEVIAAKLGAAVSVGKEAFYAQLEMPLEAAYAYTGDVMVENMLWRDTAEGISAFLEKRPPEWEQ; encoded by the coding sequence CTGCGAAGATGCGCGCAAGCATCGAGGAGACGCAAGATGGCAGTTTTGAAACGCACGGATATGGGCGCGATTGCCCATCTTGAAATGACCTCGCCCGAGCGGCTCAACGCACTGAGCGATGAGATGCTTGCCGCCCTCACCGCGGAATGTGCGGCGCTAATGGAGCAGCGTCATATCCGCGTGGTGATCCTGTCGGGAACGGGCAAAGCGTTTTGCGCGGGCCATGACCTTAAGGAAATGACCGCAGGCCGGCAGGCGGAGGATGGGGGCAAGGCCTATTTCGCGGATCTCTTCTCGCGCTGTGGTGCGGTAATGATGGCCCTGCGCGCCCTGCCCCAGCCAGTGATCGCGCAGGTGCACGGCATTGCCACAGCAGCGGGATGTCAGCTTGTGGCGTCTTGCGACATGGCGGTGGCGGCGCATGGCACGCGCTTTGGCGTGAACGGTGTCAATATCGGGCTTTTTTGCTCCACGCCCATGGTCGCACTCAGCCGCAACATCCCGCGCAAACAGGCGTTCGAGATGCTGACCACCGGCAGCTTTATTGACTGCGACAAGGCAGAGGCGCTGGGGTTGATCAACCGCTCCGTGCCGCAAGACGATCTGGCGGCGGAAACACGCGCTTTGGCAGAGGTAATCGCAGCCAAACTGGGCGCGGCGGTATCTGTGGGCAAGGAGGCGTTTTACGCCCAGCTAGAGATGCCTTTGGAGGCCGCATACGCCTATACTGGCGATGTGATGGTCGAGAATATGCTCTGGCGTGACACGGCCGAGGGAATATCCGCCTTCCTTGAGAAGCGCCCGCCTGAATGGGAGCAATAG
- the trmFO gene encoding methylenetetrahydrofolate--tRNA-(uracil(54)-C(5))-methyltransferase (FADH(2)-oxidizing) TrmFO, with the protein MTEKLHIIGGGMAGSEAAWQAAQMGVPVVIHEMRPHVATFAHRTGDLAEMVCSNSFRSDDDEQNAVGLLHWEMRAANGIIMAMADKHRLPAGGALAVDRDPFAASVTAALRAHPLIEVEYGEITDLPISGHWIIATGPLTSTALGAAIAAETGAEALAFFDAIAPILHYDSIDMSRAWMQSRYDKGDTEDERTAYLNCPMDKDTYEAFIDALLAAEKTEFKEGETAGYFDGCLPIEVMAERGRETLRHGPMKPVGLTNPHQPDVKAHAVVQLRRDNALGTLYNIVGFQTKMKYGAQKEVLRMIPGLENASFARLGGIHRNTFLNSPTLLDAQMRLRSMPHIRFAGQITGVEGYVESAAMGLLAGRIAASDILGTPLPEVPQDSAMGALVHHITGGADAKTFQPMNVNFGLFRPVEGFKGGRRGRTDRYKAYTDRAKAAWTGWLG; encoded by the coding sequence ATGACAGAAAAACTCCATATTATTGGCGGCGGCATGGCCGGATCAGAGGCTGCGTGGCAGGCGGCCCAGATGGGCGTGCCTGTCGTGATCCACGAAATGCGTCCTCACGTAGCCACTTTCGCACACCGCACTGGCGATCTGGCCGAGATGGTCTGCTCCAACTCGTTCCGCTCGGATGATGATGAGCAAAACGCCGTGGGCCTTCTGCATTGGGAAATGCGCGCGGCTAACGGCATCATCATGGCGATGGCCGACAAGCACCGCCTGCCTGCGGGCGGCGCGCTGGCCGTGGACCGCGACCCGTTTGCGGCAAGTGTCACGGCGGCCTTGCGCGCGCACCCGCTGATCGAGGTAGAGTACGGCGAGATCACCGATCTGCCCATATCCGGCCATTGGATCATCGCTACCGGGCCGCTGACCTCCACTGCGCTGGGCGCGGCCATTGCGGCGGAAACCGGCGCCGAGGCGCTCGCGTTTTTCGACGCCATCGCGCCCATCCTACATTACGACAGCATCGACATGTCCCGCGCCTGGATGCAATCGCGCTATGACAAGGGCGACACCGAGGACGAGCGCACGGCCTATCTCAACTGCCCCATGGACAAGGACACTTACGAGGCGTTTATCGACGCGCTTCTGGCGGCTGAAAAGACCGAATTCAAAGAGGGCGAGACAGCCGGGTATTTCGACGGCTGCCTACCGATTGAGGTGATGGCCGAACGCGGGCGCGAGACTTTGCGCCACGGCCCGATGAAGCCCGTGGGCCTGACCAACCCGCACCAGCCGGATGTGAAGGCGCATGCGGTCGTGCAGCTGCGCCGAGATAACGCGCTGGGAACGCTTTATAATATTGTGGGCTTCCAGACCAAGATGAAATACGGCGCGCAAAAAGAGGTTCTGCGGATGATACCGGGGCTGGAGAACGCAAGCTTCGCGCGATTGGGTGGCATCCACCGCAACACGTTCCTCAATTCGCCCACGCTGCTGGACGCGCAGATGCGCCTGCGCTCCATGCCGCATATCCGCTTTGCGGGGCAAATAACGGGCGTGGAGGGCTATGTGGAATCCGCCGCGATGGGCCTGCTTGCGGGCCGTATCGCCGCCTCTGATATCCTCGGCACGCCCCTGCCCGAGGTGCCACAAGACAGCGCCATGGGCGCGCTCGTGCACCACATCACTGGCGGGGCGGATGCCAAGACGTTCCAACCGATGAACGTGAATTTCGGCCTCTTCCGCCCGGTTGAGGGATTCAAAGGCGGGCGGCGTGGGCGGACGGACCGCTATAAGGCCTATACCGACCGCGCGAAGGCCGCATGGACAGGCTGGCTCGGTTAA